The following are encoded in a window of Francisella tularensis subsp. tularensis genomic DNA:
- a CDS encoding NAD(P)-binding protein, producing the protein MTDTKHFDTIIIGAGISGISLAQRLTAASVKNCVFEANKVGGCIDSQQYENFWFEMGAHTIYNSYNKTIEYIHSNSLGKDIQPRKKLPFLFVQPNNKIQSIFININPFTAALSFLKNRKVSKQDKTVSEYATKLFGKKNYSKTLKYCFDAVLSQDSQEFPMEYLFKKYDRDTTLPRSFTLKNGLAELFKNHNENVIKETVIKITKQQKWHIHTKHGEYTCENLCLATPWNVTELLLEKILPNIAKHQYRPTMSNLISVGIVTNKSSLKHIKNLAGLIGKEQFFYSTVSRDVIDNPNYRAIVFHCRDEFSQEELLDKIIELLKIKPDHIIYTYTKNNTLPCYHRKHSAFIADLEKELQNQPNLYISGNFFDRLAIENCIRRSNEQAGKIIQNKIP; encoded by the coding sequence ATGACTGATACAAAACATTTTGATACTATTATAATTGGTGCTGGAATTTCAGGTATATCTTTAGCACAACGATTAACTGCTGCATCTGTAAAAAATTGTGTCTTTGAGGCTAATAAGGTCGGCGGTTGTATTGACTCTCAACAATACGAAAATTTTTGGTTTGAGATGGGAGCACACACCATATACAACTCTTACAATAAAACTATAGAATATATCCACAGTAACTCTCTTGGAAAAGATATCCAACCAAGAAAAAAGCTACCATTCTTATTTGTTCAACCAAACAATAAAATTCAAAGTATTTTTATAAATATTAATCCATTTACAGCAGCTCTTAGTTTTTTGAAAAACAGAAAAGTCTCAAAACAAGATAAAACTGTTAGCGAATATGCCACAAAGCTATTTGGCAAAAAAAATTATAGTAAAACTTTGAAGTATTGTTTTGACGCTGTACTATCCCAAGATAGTCAAGAGTTCCCGATGGAGTATTTATTTAAGAAATATGATAGAGATACGACACTGCCACGAAGTTTTACTCTAAAAAATGGTTTAGCTGAACTTTTCAAAAACCACAACGAAAATGTTATTAAAGAGACTGTCATAAAGATAACAAAACAGCAAAAATGGCACATACATACAAAACACGGCGAATATACTTGTGAAAATCTTTGTTTGGCAACACCATGGAATGTAACCGAATTACTATTAGAAAAAATATTACCTAATATAGCAAAACATCAATATAGACCTACAATGTCGAATCTAATAAGCGTAGGAATTGTTACAAATAAATCAAGCTTGAAACATATTAAAAACTTAGCTGGCTTAATCGGTAAAGAACAATTTTTTTACTCAACAGTCTCTAGAGATGTGATAGATAACCCAAACTATAGGGCAATTGTTTTTCACTGTCGTGATGAATTTTCTCAAGAAGAATTACTTGATAAAATTATAGAATTACTAAAAATAAAACCAGATCATATCATATACACTTATACAAAAAACAATACACTACCTTGCTATCATCGTAAGCATAGTGCTTTTATAGCAGATCTTGAAAAAGAATTACAAAATCAGCCAAATCTATATATTAGTGGTAATTTTTTTGACAGACTAGCTATAGAAAATTGTATTAGAAGGTCAAATGAACAAGCAGGTAAAATTATTCAAAATAAAATCCCTTAA